CGATCGAGTTTTAGCGACTACAAATAGCGACGACCATGTCGTCGCTGGAGCCTCCGGCGACGACAAATCCCCTTCTAGCGACGAAAAAAGTCGTCGCTAATACTCCTTTTTCCTGTAGTGGCAGAGTAGGTGCTGTAGATGTTAAGAATAGCACTATACTTTGTATTAATAGTTAAGCTTATCTTTGATTGTAATTAAGGTGGTTAATTAATGATTGTGTGTATCATTTGTTTTCTGTTATTGGTGGTCGGTTCTTTACCAACACTAGGGCCACCTGTCATTTGTTAATTGGTGATTGTAATTCTTTATCAGAGTATAAATGCAACATGTTTCTCTCAGCCACCAGTGTGCTGAGAATTCACCATTTACACCTCTCTACCTTTTACAGTAATTttatcttggtatcagagccaggttcgcTCTGTCCCCATGTCCTCCCAGTCTCAGACCCCACAGGCCACAACTATGGCTGCAGCAGGTGCTGCAAGCCCAACGGTCATAGCCCCACAAAACTTCACCCAGCCATTCAACACTCTCAACCAGCCCTTTCCATTAAAGCTTGACCGAAAGAACTATGTACTATGGAAGACCATGGTATCCACAATAATTAGAGGCCATCGATTGGACGGGTTTGTCAATGGTACCCGACCTTGTCCCCTTGAGTACGTTCCAGCACAAGCATCAGCAGAAGGTGAACCAGTTTTTGGCGTGCCTATCAATCCAGATTTTGAACAATGGATAGTTGGAGATCAGTTATTGATGGGGTGGCTGTACAGTTCAATGACCGAAGGAATAGCTACTGAAGTGATGGGATGTGAATCTGTAGCTGCATTATGGAAAGCATTGGAGAATTTGTATGGAGCTCACTCAAAAGCTAAAATGGACGAGACAAGAACCCTGATTCAAATGACTAGAAAAGGGTCTACATCTATGGAGGAATATCTGAAACAGAAAAAGAGTTTGTCAGACTCTTTGGCTTTAGCAGGGGAACCATACCCAGAGAGTCAACTGATTTCCAACGTGACTTCTGGGCTGGACATTGAGTATTTGCCGATTATACTACAAATCGAGGCTTGAACTTCAACTACTTGGCAAGAGCTGCAAGGAATCTTGCTTGCCTTCGACAACAAAATGGAACGGCTCCAAAACTTGAGCATCAACAACAATACGAGATCTGGTCACTCACTGGGCTCTCCAAATGCTCACATAGCTAGTCGATCCACCTTCAGCAGCCGTGGACGTGGAAACAACACCCATCACTCATCCCAAAACAACTCCAGTGGTTTTTGCAGCAACTACACTCGAGGAACAAGCAACACTGGAAGAGGTCATGGTGGTCGATTCAATGGACCCAAACCCACGTGCCAGGTTTGTGGTCGATATGGGCATTCGGCGACAATTTGCTACAACAGGTACGATGAATCTTACATGGGGTCTGATCCAAAGGCTAACAATCAGGCAAATCAAAAACAAAATCAACAGGCAGCCGCGTACGTTGCATCACCAGAGGTAGTTGATAGCGAAGCTTGGTTTGTGGACAGTGGAGCAAGTCATCACGTTACTGCAGATGAAAACAATATGGGTCAGAAACAAGAATATGGTGGTAAGGAAAAGCTGGTTATAGGTGATGGTAAACAACTACACATTACTCATGTTGGTACTGGGACTTTAAATACTGATACTGTGTCGAAATCTTTGCTGCTTGATAACATGCTTTTGGTCCCAAACATTGCTAAAAATCTCATCAGTGTATCTAGCTTAACGTCTGATAATGATGTATTCTTGGAGTTTCACTCTAGTTGTTGTTTTGTGAAGGACAAAGTCTCAAAGAAGGTGCTGCTGGAAGGAATGCTTAGAGATGGTCTCTATCAGCTCAAATCACCACCCAACAAATCTGGTTGTAATCAAACACACTCTCAGTATTTTTCGGGTGTCTTAAATATGTCAAAATCAAGTGTTGCTAAGCCAACCAATGTGTATGTTTCCAAGAAAGATGTGTGGCATAGACGTCTAGGCCATCCATCCTCAAAAATTCTCAAAGTTGTCTGTGACTCCAACAATGTAAAACTGTCCAAAAATGAAATAGAAAGTTTTTGTGAAGCCTGCCAATTCGGCAAGTCACATGCCTTACCATTTAAACTGTCTTCTTATAGAGCTTCTAAGGTGCTTGAATTGATCCATACTGACCTGTGGGGACCTGCCCCAATTGCATCCAATACAAATTTCAGGATTTACATACACTTTATTGATGATTTCAGTAGATACACTTGGTTTTATCCCTTGAAACACAAATCAGATGCACTTAATGCTTTTATTGAATTTAAAGCCTTTGTTGAAAACCAATTCGAAACCAAGATCAAAAGTATCAAATGTGATTGGGGTGGTGAATATCAAGTGTTTGAAAATCTTGTTAAAACTAATGGCATTCATTTTCAGCACTCTTGCCCACACACTTCAGCCCAAAATGGAAGGGCTGAAAGGAAGCACAGACACATAGTAGAAATGGGGTTAACACTTCTTGCTCAAGCAAAAATGCCACTCAAATACTGGGTAGATGCCTTTCAAACAGCTGTGTACCTAATAAACAAACTTCCAACTCCTGTCTTACATGGCAAATCCCCTTTCGAAATACTCTACAATAGAAAGCCAGATTACAAACAAATAAAGACCTTCGGTTCTGCCTGCTACCCGTGTATAAGACCCTATCAAAACCATAAATTTCAGTTCCACTCATTAAAATGTGTTAACTTGGGGTTCAATGATGCATATAGGGGATACAAATGTTTAAGCACCACTGGCCGAATCTATATATCCCGAAATGTTGTTTTTAATGAGAAAGAGTTCCCTTTTGAAACTGGGTTCCTAAACACTCTAGCACCAGAGAAACAACTTGTTATCCAAAATGAATCCTGGTCACAGCTTCCCAACATTCAGTTCAGTCCATACAGTAAAGTGACAACAAACAGGACCATTAATTCACCATCTCAGGCACCTCCTGAATCACCTCCAGCAGCAGCACCTTCGCATCAAGAGGTTAGCACTTCTCCTTCATTAAGTTCAGCATTTGATACAATTGACCATGGGATTGTGTTACCTGAAGCAATTAATGATGCATCACAAAATGAAGAAAACTCTGTTGATGTTACTGGCAATAATGAGGAAGATGCAAACAGACCAGATTTTTCAAATGAGACAATGACAAGCAGCAAACAACCATCACACCCGATGATCACCAGGGCAAAAGCAGGAATTTTCAAACCGAAGACTTACTTGAGTGCATCGTAGTGGACAACAAATGAGGAGGAACTGAGCAATGTGACAGAAGCCTTGAAACATGATGGATGGAGAAAAGCTATGGAAGATGAAATTGAAGCTTTAAAGGCCAACAAAACATACACCCTTGTCCCTCGGCATAACAATCAAAATCTGATTGGATGTAAGTGGGTACTGAGGATAAAAAGAAATTCAGATGGGTCATTTCAGAGATACAAGGCACGCATGGTAGCAAAAGGGTATCATCAAAGAGCAAGTTTGGATTATGGAGAAACCTTTAGTCCTGTGGTGAAGGCATCTACAGTCAGAATAGTCCTAAGTATCGCAGCCTCAAGGAACTGGGAAATCAGGCAAATAGATATTAACAATGCCTTCTTAAATGGGCATATTGAAGAAGACATATACATGTGCCAGCCAGAGGGATTCGAAGACCCAAGTAAACCAGATTATGTGTGCAAATTCCACAAGTCCTTGTATGGACTGAAACAAGCTCCAAGAGCTTGGTTTGACAAGTTGAAAAGCACATTATTGGAGTGGAAATTCCAGAACTCTAGAGCAGATACCTCCTTATTTTTCTACATAAGTAACAGTGTAATCATCCTAGTCTTGATCTACGTTGATGATATTATAGTGACTGGGAACAACAATGACAAGTTAAATGAGTTCATTCGGCTGTTGAACAAGACCTTTACATTAAAAGATCTTGGTGCACTTCAGTTTTTCCTTGGCATCGAAGTTGTAAGAGACTCTACTGGGCTGTACCTAACCCAAACGAAATACATAGAAGAACTACTGGAAAGGAACAATTTGAAGCACCTAAAGCCTTGTCCAACACCCATAGCCTCGGGCAAAGCACTCTCCCTAGCTGATGGAAATGAAATGGTCAATCCTACAGTGTATCGAAGTCTGATTGGAGCACTACAATACTTGTGTCATACTCGGCCAGATATCAACTATGCCGTGAACTCTCTCAACTAGTTTCTCAAAGCACCAACAGATGTCCATTGGAAGGCTGCCAAATGAATTTTGAGGTATCTAAAAGGAACACGAACACATGGATTACACATATGCTGCAGTGATAGGATGAACATCACAGGATATTCTGATGCGGACTGGGCTTGCAATGTTGATGACAGGAAATCAGTTGGGGGCTATTGTGTATACTTGGGTGATACACTTGTATCCTGGTCTTCTAAGAAACAAGGAGTGGTGTCTAGATCCAGCACAGAATCTGAATATAGAGCCCTTGCTCATGTTAGTGCAAAAATAACATGGATAGAGTCTTTGCTTAAGGAACTAAAATTTCCTCAACACGAAAGACCCATCACTTGGTGTGACAATACAAGTGCAAGTGCTCTTGCCTCAAACCCAGTCTACCATGCTAGAACCAAACATATTGAACTAGATATCCACTTCGTTCGTGACAAAGTGCTCAAAGGAGACCTGGAAGTTCGGTACATTCCATCTGCAGATCAAATAGCAGATTGCATGACAAAAGGGTTATCCCATACACGGTTTCACTATCTCATCTCCAAACTCGGTGTGAAGACCTCACCCTCTcgtttgaggggggatgttaaGAATAGCACTATACTCTGTATTAATAGTTAAGCTTATCTTTGATTGTAATTAATGATTGTGTGTATCATTTGTTTTCTGTTATTGGTGGTCGGTTCTTTACCAACACTAGGGCCACCTGTCATTTGTTAATTGGTGATTGTAATTCTTTATCAGAGTATAAATGCAACATGTTTCTCTCAGCCACCAGTGTGCTGAGAATTCACCATTTACACCTCTCTGCCTTTTACAGTAATTTTATATGTAGACCGATTGATGTCGGAAGCTGTGGAATCAAGCAAATGCGCTGGCAGATCTTTGATCGGAGCTTCAGGGGTTTAGGCAGAGAGTCTTATTATTGTGGTTGGGCCATGTTGTTCAGAAAAGAAGGTTTGTCACTGATACCATATTAGAAAGAAAAGTCTTTGTTTATGTGAACTTGTATAGCGTTCGAGTTACATAAAAGAAAGAGAAGGCAACTATTTATATAGCTTGCTTAACACATGTCTTAATAACTAATTGACTATAAGAggataatataaataaaataacctAACTAACATTAGTTTTACAACTTAATACacacatatttatattatatagaCTCTTCTATGCATGATGCGAGGGAGTGGCAGTGGGATTCTCCATGACTTGTCTGCGTCGTGCAAAAGCAAAAGCAGCAGCAATAGTCTTATAATTCTCAGCAGTCTTGATGATAAGCAAGAACAAAACACGATAAGCAAGCACCATTCCCAGCAATATAGTCAAATCAACCCACTTCGAATAGCTCATCTCAACTTGGTACTTATTTCTCAAGATTTCGTCCCCACTAACCCGGTGTGATCTTCCAAGAGCTTTGTCAACAAACATCAAACCCTCGAACTCGTTCTTGTACAATCCCTGGAATGCATACCTGTGGAACGCAATATAGAACATAGGGTACTTCCAGAAGGGGTCGGGAAGGTCTCTCGGCAGCCGAAAAAATCCTCCAGCCAACATCATTAAGCCTTGGATTCCGGCGCCAGTGATGATCCCCATGAGGAAGTTGGGGACGAGGGATGCCACTATCATCATTAGGCTCTCGACCAGCATCATGCATGCGTACAAAACCAGCACAAAGTAGACAAAGTGTTCGAACCCTCCGCGGAGACCCGGCGGAAAGTAAGCTAAAGCTCCCGGTATCACTGCGATGATGACGAGGTATGGCTGTGCTGATATCGTGTTACCCATCACAAATGATGTTACACTGTAGTGCCCGTTTAGTCTTTCTCTTCCAAATACCTGAATTTCATAAATGTACACGAGAGAAATTAATATTGTTGTGAATTGTAATGTATTTGATTGTAACATGTAATTTTggtacataaatataaatatattgtaggCAAGAGTAGTGATCTCAATTGGCTTTTTCATTTATAAGGAAACATATAACTTATGTATACCTTCATGTCTTCAACAAAGGAAGGGAATCCACCAATAGTCATGAAAGTCAAGAATGAAGCAACAAACATTATAAGTGAAGCTCTTGCCTGAAACGAcattgagaaagaaaaaaaagacaaGATTATCAATATTGATAAGTTGAAATTAATTCCAAACACAGTATGTTGCTTGTTTAGACTCAattcatgcatatgttaattttTCACATGAAGACCAACGTGTACCGATCAACATTATCATTGTATATATATAGTGAAGGGaatatttttctctctctctctgataaAATCAGTACGTACCTCAACCGATCCGTCAGAATGGCCAATGTTCCAAAAGATAGTGCCCAACCCAACAGACAAGCCAATGTAGATAACTAGACGGAACCAGTAATAGCCCAGATCTCTGTACATGTTTTTGAAAGATCTTTTAGTCAGCACAAGACACTGGGTAACGAAACCAGCGTGGCTTCTCTTCTTCTCCAATGCAACACATTCATTCTGAAATTCATCATAAATtaatatatgcatgcatgagaaCTGATTAACTCTTTATATTTCATATGATCATATTTAACATATATAATTCTAATATTGTATTTGTTAATTACCTTTTTATTACATATTTCGGCTACTTGTTGTTGAACTAGCTGGCAATTTTCAGATGCTTTATAAGACTGTACAAGAGTATCAATTGCTTCTTCAACAGTAGGTCGTGCTCGAACTACTGGTAAACCTTGCTCAATATCCTGTCAATGAAGGTTACCCAAATGATTAATTCATATAAAAATAAGTATCAATTTCATGTTAAAAAAAGAAGTAATGTATAAGATTATCAAAATtcatacatacatatacataattaAATGTGTCATTTTCACTACTTTTAGTTTTAATCTtttggcatatatatatatatatatatatatataatggggGACTTGAACTAGGCCCAAGTGGCAGGACACTTTTATAGTAAAAGATGTACTTCATTACAATTTGTCGT
The Humulus lupulus chromosome 6, drHumLupu1.1, whole genome shotgun sequence DNA segment above includes these coding regions:
- the LOC133781987 gene encoding ABC transporter G family member 1-like, whose product is MASVTPSSASDDDHNRNKNVTINISKNSSSTSTDYGNPRKVLEIETANIRSSISGGFEEISLPVVEDHQGVFLTWQDLWITVSSGKNSNRPILRGLTGYAKPGHLLAIMGPSGCGKSTLLDALAGRLNANTRQSGDILINGNKQTLAYGTSAYVTQEDTLLTTLTVREAVHYSAQLQLPDSMSAAEKKERAEMTIREMGLSDASNTRIGGSGMGTGSKGLSGGQKRRVSICIEILTRPKLLFLDEPTSGLDSAASYYVMSSIASLDIQSRRGGGAGGRRTVVASIHQPSSEVFQLFDTLCLLSAGKTVYFGPANAANEFFTMSGFPCPSLQNPSDHFLKTINKDFDKVQKDIEQGLPVVRARPTVEEAIDTLVQSYKASENCQLVQQQVAEICNKKNECVALEKKRSHAGFVTQCLVLTKRSFKNMYRDLGYYWFRLVIYIGLSVGLGTIFWNIGHSDGSVEARASLIMFVASFLTFMTIGGFPSFVEDMKVFGRERLNGHYSVTSFVMGNTISAQPYLVIIAVIPGALAYFPPGLRGGFEHFVYFVLVLYACMMLVESLMMIVASLVPNFLMGIITGAGIQGLMMLAGGFFRLPRDLPDPFWKYPMFYIAFHRYAFQGLYKNEFEGLMFVDKALGRSHRVSGDEILRNKYQVEMSYSKWVDLTILLGMVLAYRVLFLLIIKTAENYKTIAAAFAFARRRQVMENPTATPSHHA